The genomic region GCCAAGATCATGAACCCGGTCGCGCCGTCGCCGGAGGGCCTGACCGGCATCGCGCTCGGCGCGCTGGTGGTCAACGTCATCTGCGCCATCCTGCTCATGCAGCTGCGCGGCGAAGGCTCGTCGCTAGCTACCGGTGCGTGGCTGGCTGCCCGCAACGATGCGTTGGCCAACCTGCTCATCATCGCCGCCGGCCTGCTCACGTTCGTGTGGGAGACGGCCTGGTTCGACATCGTGGTCGGCGCCATCATCGCCGCTATCAACCTCTCCGCCGCGAGGGAAGTGTGGGAGGCCGCCCGTGAGGAGCACGACTCGGTGGAGGAAGCCTTC from Corynebacterium fournieri harbors:
- a CDS encoding cation transporter; this translates as MADSLGAQKIRRAVLIVALLNLGYFFVEFFGAVAIGSASLFADSADFLEDTAINLLVFFAVAWPAARRRTAGSVLAALILIPAVAAIVTVIAKIMNPVAPSPEGLTGIALGALVVNVICAILLMQLRGEGSSLATGAWLAARNDALANLLIIAAGLLTFVWETAWFDIVVGAIIAAINLSAAREVWEAAREEHDSVEEAFAEMDDD